In bacterium, the sequence TCCCCTTGAACGAGTCCCCGAAGTAGCGCGCGACCGCCGGCATCTGGTCGGTGCGGGCGACCACGCGGAGCCGGTCGCCGCGCTCGAGCACCGTGTCGTCGGTCGGGACGAAGTCCAGGTCGCCGCGGCGGATCCGGGTGACGATCGCTTCCCAGCGGTTCTCGAGGGCGATGTCGCCGAGCCGACGGCCCACCAGGCGTGGGTTGGAGAGGATAATCCGGCGGAAGTCCACCTCGTCGCGGCGGCTCTCGGGACCGGCGGCCCCCTGGGCCTCGGGGCCCAACAGGCGCTCGGCCCGGGTCAGCGCGTCCGGACTGCCGACCACGCGCAGGATGTCGCCCGCCTGAAGGACCGTGCCGGCGGTCGCCACCGCCACGTGGTCGCCTCGCTGCACGCGGCTGACCCGTACGCCCAGATCGTCGAGCGGCGTTGCTTCGAGCACGGTGCCGATCAAGCCCGGGTTGGTGAGGCGGAGGTTACGGGCGCTGGCGGGCTCGGTCTCTTCGCCGCCGTCGCGCTCCGCCTGCCGGGCCGCTGCTGCCACGTCGATCCGCCGCAGGCGCAAGGTCAACTCCGCCAGGAGGATGGGCAGCCCCACGCCCAGCGGATACGCGATTGAGTAGCCGACGGTGGGCAGCACCGCCGAGGGGGTGCCCCGCAGCGCCTCCGAAACGGCTGCGAGCGCCGGGGTGTTGGTCAAGCTGCCGCAGAACAGGCCCACGGCGAGCGCCGGATCGAGCCCGAAGCGGTGCGCCGCGAGCCAGATGAGGCCCCCCGCGCCGACGATGGCGCCGAGCGCGAGCAGCAGGAGGCCCAGGCCTCGTTCTTTCAGGATGCGGAAGAAGCCGGGGCCCGCTTCGAGGCCGATGGCGT encodes:
- a CDS encoding transporter, with translation MLDALREGLGHAPLGILFLTIGAGYLLSQVRLRGVGLGVAAVLFVGLGLGAWGGERFELPELVGQFGLLLFVYAIGLEAGPGFFRILKERGLGLLLLALGAIVGAGGLIWLAAHRFGLDPALAVGLFCGSLTNTPALAAVSEALRGTPSAVLPTVGYSIAYPLGVGLPILLAELTLRLRRIDVAAAARQAERDGGEETEPASARNLRLTNPGLIGTVLEATPLDDLGVRVSRVQRGDHVAVATAGTVLQAGDILRVVGSPDALTRAERLLGPEAQGAAGPESRRDEVDFRRIILSNPRLVGRRLGDIALENRWEAIVTRIRRGDLDFVPTDDTVLERGDRLRVVARTDQMPAVARYFGDSFKGISETDFLSLSIGALMGVALGLLRVPLPGGMQLQLGLAGGPLLVALVLGRLGRTGPIIWSLPLAANHALRQLGLVLFFAAVGLRSGRHFAAALSAHGPELVAVGAIATLASSAILLWGAMALLRADWVSAAGLMAGGQTQPALLAFANERARSEAPNRAYAAIMPLAMIAKILGAQLLLWWLSR